A genomic region of Verrucomicrobiota bacterium contains the following coding sequences:
- a CDS encoding Gfo/Idh/MocA family oxidoreductase: protein MGIKEALGFGSGKKVRYAIVGVGDIAQEDMMPGVDHTGNSVITALVTSDPKKAQELGHKYKVEATFAYEEFARALASDTFDAIYLATPNWRHAEFIMPALRAGIHVLSEKPLEVSTAKCREILDVAKGAPAKLMVAYRLHFEPGTLSTIEVVRSGELGEVHSFTSTFAQPLDPSNHRAHSGDLAGPVLDMGPYPVNAARYIFGDEPTEVVSAVGTRHPETGFDQNFDDTVAVTLRFPGHRLAQFSLSYYGGPVNSFVAIGPKGSVMLDPAYMFGQPMEQTVTIGQDKRTKSFKSTDHFGGELKYFSDCILNGTDPEPDGEEGYADVRVLEGVLEALKSGGAVQLPPFTRTRRIDTKAQKIELRAVSTPDLVHASNPGKGVEKLPKN from the coding sequence ATGGGAATCAAAGAAGCATTGGGTTTCGGGTCAGGCAAGAAGGTGCGTTACGCGATTGTGGGCGTGGGCGACATCGCTCAGGAAGACATGATGCCCGGCGTGGATCATACGGGCAACTCCGTCATTACCGCGCTGGTCACCTCCGATCCGAAAAAAGCGCAGGAATTAGGCCACAAGTACAAGGTTGAGGCGACTTTCGCCTACGAGGAATTCGCACGGGCGCTGGCGTCCGACACTTTTGACGCGATCTACCTGGCCACGCCGAATTGGCGGCATGCGGAGTTCATCATGCCCGCCCTGCGTGCGGGTATCCACGTGCTGAGCGAAAAGCCCCTGGAGGTTTCGACGGCCAAATGCAGGGAGATTCTTGACGTTGCCAAGGGTGCGCCGGCCAAGCTGATGGTTGCCTATCGGCTGCATTTTGAGCCCGGTACCTTGTCGACCATTGAAGTGGTTCGCTCCGGAGAACTGGGCGAAGTCCACAGCTTTACCTCGACCTTTGCACAACCGCTCGACCCGTCGAATCACCGCGCTCATTCCGGTGACCTGGCCGGTCCGGTGCTCGATATGGGCCCGTATCCGGTGAACGCCGCACGCTACATCTTCGGCGATGAACCGACGGAAGTGGTCTCGGCCGTGGGCACCCGGCATCCGGAAACCGGCTTCGACCAGAACTTTGACGACACCGTTGCAGTGACGCTCCGGTTCCCCGGCCATCGCCTGGCGCAGTTCAGCCTCAGCTATTACGGTGGGCCCGTGAACAGCTTTGTGGCGATCGGGCCTAAGGGTAGCGTGATGCTTGACCCGGCGTACATGTTCGGACAGCCCATGGAGCAAACGGTCACCATAGGCCAGGACAAGCGTACGAAAAGCTTCAAGAGCACGGACCATTTCGGCGGCGAGCTGAAGTACTTCTCCGATTGCATTCTCAACGGCACCGATCCTGAGCCGGACGGCGAAGAGGGGTATGCCGACGTCCGGGTCCTCGAGGGTGTGCTGGAAGCCTTGAAATCGGGCGGCGCGGTCCAGTTGCCGCCGTTTACCCGCACCAGGCGCATCGATACAAAGGCACAGAAGATAGAACTCCGAGCGGTCTCCACCCCGGATCTGGTCCACGCCTCCAACCCGGGCAAAGGGGTGGAAAAGTTGCCCAAGAATTAG
- a CDS encoding ABC transporter permease subunit (The N-terminal region of this protein, as described by TIGR01726, is a three transmembrane segment that identifies a subfamily of ABC transporter permease subunits, which specificities that include histidine, arginine, glutamine, glutamate, L-cystine (sic), the opines (in Agrobacterium) octopine and nopaline, etc.): protein MRRVLRRRTRVWPILFALILTGGVLRCEPAPALRWAADPNSNAPYTFYGPDNKLAGFEYEIIEAIAHRLGRNAEFVQNDWAGLIPGLGRGLYDCVICGIEVTPDKAEEVLFTNPYYVTYEQFAGRHGVAPITSLDQLRGKQVGTLDQTAALRMLESTPGVVTKVYDQEVNAYQDVANGRIFGVLLDFPIAKYYAAPDPALQLSGPPFGRILYGIAIRKGNDQLQRDLNQALAELIASGELRNILSRWGLWTPAAATAFGQPETASVPDLEYQAFVRTHGGPASLWTRLSHYLDSWPLLVQAAVLTLEISVAGMAVAIAAGLMLAILRLYGPWPFQWLAIGYIELIRGTPLLIQLLIIFYGLPNIGLKLSPFTAGVLGLGFNYAAYEAENYRAGIFAVPKGQMQAARALGMTHLQGLRFVVLPQALRFVLPPITNDFISLLKDSSLVSMVTLIELTGAYNRIASQTFDYFGTGLLVAAIYLLIGLPFVRLARLTERQLAGNPRRPSQKPGMLNLPRVRKPILNPE, encoded by the coding sequence ATGCGTCGAGTGCTCCGAAGGAGAACACGAGTCTGGCCGATCTTGTTTGCGTTGATTTTGACCGGAGGTGTCCTCCGCTGCGAACCGGCTCCGGCCCTGCGCTGGGCCGCCGACCCTAACAGCAACGCTCCTTACACATTTTACGGTCCCGATAATAAACTGGCCGGATTCGAATACGAGATCATAGAAGCCATCGCCCACCGCCTCGGACGCAATGCGGAGTTTGTGCAAAACGACTGGGCCGGGCTGATCCCCGGCCTTGGTCGCGGCCTTTATGACTGCGTGATCTGCGGTATCGAGGTTACCCCGGATAAAGCTGAGGAAGTACTGTTCACCAACCCCTATTATGTTACGTACGAGCAATTTGCTGGGCGGCACGGCGTGGCACCCATCACCTCCCTCGATCAACTACGCGGAAAGCAAGTTGGTACCCTGGATCAGACGGCTGCGCTCCGTATGCTCGAGAGCACGCCGGGCGTCGTGACCAAGGTCTATGATCAGGAGGTTAATGCTTACCAAGATGTCGCGAACGGCCGTATCTTTGGGGTCCTGCTCGATTTTCCGATTGCAAAGTACTACGCAGCACCCGATCCGGCTCTTCAACTCAGCGGCCCCCCTTTCGGCCGGATTCTTTATGGGATTGCCATCCGCAAAGGCAACGACCAGCTTCAGCGCGACCTTAACCAAGCGTTGGCTGAATTGATCGCCAGCGGAGAACTGCGCAACATTCTGTCCCGATGGGGGCTTTGGACACCGGCGGCGGCCACCGCTTTCGGACAGCCTGAAACCGCCTCTGTGCCTGATCTTGAGTACCAGGCTTTCGTGCGCACGCACGGCGGACCAGCCTCCCTCTGGACTCGGCTCTCGCATTACCTGGACTCCTGGCCGCTGCTCGTTCAAGCGGCTGTCCTTACCCTCGAGATCTCCGTTGCCGGGATGGCGGTCGCGATCGCAGCCGGCCTTATGCTCGCCATTCTGCGGCTCTATGGGCCATGGCCGTTTCAGTGGCTGGCCATAGGTTACATCGAACTTATCAGAGGGACGCCCCTGTTGATCCAGCTCCTCATCATTTTTTATGGCCTGCCGAATATCGGCCTTAAACTCTCACCCTTCACTGCCGGCGTTCTCGGCCTCGGGTTTAACTACGCTGCTTACGAAGCCGAGAATTACCGTGCGGGCATTTTCGCCGTTCCCAAAGGTCAAATGCAAGCCGCGCGCGCCCTCGGCATGACCCACTTACAAGGTTTACGGTTCGTGGTTCTTCCTCAGGCGCTCCGGTTCGTTCTGCCGCCCATCACCAACGATTTTATTTCCCTGCTGAAGGACTCCTCGCTGGTCTCCATGGTCACGCTGATCGAGCTGACGGGCGCCTATAACCGGATCGCCAGCCAGACCTTCGACTATTTCGGAACGGGCCTCCTGGTCGCCGCGATCTACCTGCTGATCGGCCTGCCCTTTGTCCGGCTTGCGCGTTTAACGGAACGACAACTCGCCGGAAACCCGCGCAGGCCCAGCCAAAAGCCAGGGATGCTGAACCTGCCAAGGGTTCGAAAACCGATCCTGAATCCGGAATAA